The following coding sequences lie in one Silene latifolia isolate original U9 population chromosome 5, ASM4854445v1, whole genome shotgun sequence genomic window:
- the LOC141654782 gene encoding receptor-like protein EIX1: MSPQFTSKSYDQSLFLLLLCVCLTYFGCHASIQCVESERDALLEFKHGIRVDRCGLLDSWSVTPDCCLWSGIQCHNLSGHVIAVDLPTLVSYYSVNQDVCLEGTIGISLLELKHLKYLNLSRNYFGGHLPKFIGSLTNLEHLDLSHVGFTGVVPNEIGNLSKLLSFNLHCAYHDYDYDMKVESLQWLSQLRLLRELDLGGIDLSLTTNNWLSIVNNLPHLRALRFDNCNLSLKLPSSLSYINSSTTISTISLVENNFNDTSIFEWLSNLNGLESSLVYLDLSDNSQLFGSTFQLSNNTWNFLDLNGNQLWGSITDNIGNLSYLRVLYVFGNQLNGTISEALWGLPKLEALDLAWI; encoded by the exons ATGAGTCCTCAATTTACCTCCAAATCATATGATCaatctctttttcttcttctatTGTGTGTTTGCTTGACCTATTTTGGTTGTCATGCTAGTATACAATGCGTGGAGAGCGAGAGAGATGCACTGCTTGAGTTCAAACATGGTATTCGTGTCGACCGTTGTGGACTCCTTGATTCTTGGAGTGTCACTCCAGATTGCTGCCTGTGGAGCGGTATTCAGTGTCACAATCTCTCTGGCCACGTGATCGCCGTCGATCTTCCTACACTGGTATCATACTACTCTGTTAATCAGGATGTCTGCCTAGAAGGTACAATCGGTATATCTCTACTTGAGTTGAAACATTTAAAATACTTAAACCTCAGTCGAAATTATTTTGGAGGACATCTACCCAAGTTTATAGGCTCACTTACTAACTTAGAGCACCTTGACCTTTCCCATGTTGGGTTTACTGGAGTCGTTCCTAATGAGATTGGAAATCTCtctaaattattatcttttaatcTTCATTGTGCATATCATGATTACGATTATGATATGAAGGTTGAAAGCTTGCAGTGGCTATCACAACTAAGGTTGCTGAGGGAGTTGGATTTGGGTGGTATTGATTTGAGTTTAACTACAAACAATTGGTTATCTATTGTTAACAACCTCCCTCACTTACGTGCCCTTCGATTTGATAACTGTAACTTATCCCTGAAGTTGCCTTCATCTCTTTCATATATTAATTCTTCCACAACCATTAGTACTATTAGCCTTGTAGAAAATAACTTCAACGATACATCAATATTTGAGTGGTTGTCGAATTTGAACGGACTTGAGAGCAGCCTTGTTTACCTTGACCTCTCTGATAACTCTCAACTGTTTGGAAGTACTTTCCAACTGTCCAACAATACTTGGAATTTCCTTG ATTTAAATGGTAATCAATTGTGGGGCTCCATTACTGACAACATTGGCAACCTTTCATACTTGAGGGTATTATACGTTTTTGGGAATCAGCTTAACGGCACTATTAGTGAAGCACTTTGGGGACTTCCTAAGCTTGAAGCGTTGGATCTTG CTTGGATTTAA
- the LOC141656654 gene encoding receptor-like protein EIX2 produces the protein MWLITQKNLTYIDISNTGISSMIPNSFFNSLSPKLENLIMSQNMMYGLLPNASITFDSTVIVDLSSNNFVGTIPPFLNFVNVLHLNNNHFSQGLVSFLCPQAKMPLIVLDLSNNSFSEKLPDCWGYFDNLSILRLKNNKIWGNLPNSIGSLNKLSLLQLSNNNLSGELPMSLLNWRSLISLDLAYNSLSGYIPYAVGNYLKNLSIMTLQYNNFSGALPLSVCHLTRLQILDLSNNRISGTIPRCIYNLQGMVNTTNVLQYASLDLTYLEYSIPYDLTDNPSIMWKRKEQNFGGGHDSVGLVKAIDLSSNLLEGHMPDEISSLIGLVSINLSRNQLSGVIPSRIGQLTSLESLDLSHNELSGEIPTSLAKISTLEVLDLSYNNLSGMIPDGTQLQSFDTSSYAGNLGLCGAPLPKCHEDEGAITPKNIDKEQRSDNFKLGLYISVVLGFIFGFWGVCGTLVVKTSWRHAFFRFYDNIKDRIYVMVVVNIARVCRRT, from the coding sequence ATGTGGcttataactcaaaaaaacttGACATATATTGATATATCTAACACTGGTATTTCAAGCATGATCCCTAATTCTTTTTTCAACTCGTTATCACCCAAATTAGAGAACTTAATAATGTCTCAAAACATGATGTATGGGCTACTTCCAAATGCATCAATCACATTTGATTCCACGGTAATAGTAGACTTGAGCTCAAACAATTTCGTCGGCACAATACCACcgtttttgaattttgtgaaCGTGTTACATCTCAACAACAACCACTTTTCTCAAGGTCTTGTTTCTTTTTTGTGCCCGCAAGCCAAAATGCCTCTAATCGTTCTCGATCTTTCAAATAACTCATTTTCAGAGAAACTCCCTGATTGTTGGGGTTACTTTGATAATTTATCAATCTTACGCCTCAAAAACAACAAGATTTGGGGAAATCTGCCTAACTCTATCGGTTCACTAAATAAGCTCAGTTTGCTGCAGTTGAGCAACAATAATCTTTCGGGTGAACTCCCTATGTCCCTACTGAATTGGAGATCTTTGATTAGTCTAGATCTTGCCTATAATTCACTGTCTGGGTACATACCCTATGCCGTTGGAAATTATCTTAAAAATCTTAGCATCATGACCCTCCAATATAATAACTTTTCTGGAGCCTTACCTTTAAGCGTGTGTCATCTCACTCGACTTCAAATATTAGATCTTTCCAACAACCGCATTAGTGGAACCATCCCAAGATGCATATACAATCTCCAAGGCATGGTTAACACAACTAATGTCTTACAATATGCCTCCCTTGATTTAACATATTTAGAATATTCCATTCCGTATGATCTCACTGATAACCCATCGAtaatgtggaaaagaaaagaaCAAAATTTTGGAGGAGGACATGATTCAGTTGGACTCGTAAAAGCCATAGATTTATCTAGCAATCTACTGGAAGGACATATGCCTGACGAAATTTCAAGCCTTATTGGTTTAGTATCCATAAATTTGTCAAGAAATCAATTGAGCGGAGTTATCCCGTCGAGGATAGGTCAGTTGACTTCTCTGGAATCTCTTGATTTATCACATAATGAACTTTCCGGTGAAATCCCAACTAGTTTGGCTAAAATAAGTACTCTAGAAGTATTGGACTTGTCGTATAATAACTTGTCTGGAATGATTCCTGATGGCACTCAACTACAAAGTTTCGACACTTCATCATACGCGGGAAACCTTGGACTTTGTGGAGCACCACTACCTAAATGTCATGAAGATGAAGGGGCAATAACTCCGAAAAATATAGACAAAGAGCAGCGTAGCGATAACTTTAAGCTAGGGCTGTACATAAGTGTTGTGCTTGGTTTTATCTTTGGATTTTGGGGAGTTTGTGGTACTTTAGTTGTCAAAACATCTTGGAGACATGCCTTCTTCCGGTTCTATGACAACATTAAAGACCGGATTTATGTGATGGTGGTTGTGAATATAGCCAGAGTTTGCAGGAGAACTTGA
- the LOC141654783 gene encoding uncharacterized protein LOC141654783 has protein sequence MNVTIPFLDMITEIPSYGKFLKELVTLKKKNGEVQTINLSKECSAILTHTNKLPNKLEDPGSFSIPCSIQGVAIKRALCDLGASVSLMPLSIFKRLDLGDLKPTRVSLQLADRSVKFPLGVIEDVPLVVGKLVIPCDFFVMDMPGDYNVPIILGRPCLATGGAMIDVKSGKLSLQVGEDRVEFELHKSMEAPSLGDTCCIVDILENPMEEHDPKVSSMDPLETCLVSGYEVDDKDVETLAYIWMLYSAPIHEQAPKFELLEVGKKEESSTPPPTVELKPLPSSLKYEFLGDNSTFPVIINSALDDTQTPKLISLLKRFKGVLGYTIGDLKGISPSLCTHKILLENEDASSIEPQRRLNPIMKEVVRKEVLKLLDAGIIYPISDSRRMPFGLCNAPSTFQRAMMSIFSDFIEQEMEVFMDEFSVVGKSFESCLMNLEKVLSKCQESHLVLNWEKCHFMVQEGVVLGHIVSNRGIEFDKAKIEVIASLPPPTNVKGVRSFLGHAGFYRRFIKDFSKIARPLTELLAKDTPFVFSNQCLDAFNRLKEALTNAPIIQPPDWSLPFELMCDASDHALGAVLGQRKNGKVHAIHYASKTLDDAQTNYSTTEKKLLAVVFAMEKFRTYLVGAKVIVFTDPVALRHLLIKKESKPRFIRWILLLQEFDMEIRDKKGV, from the exons ATGAATGTCACTATTCCTTTTCTTGATATGATTACCGAAATCCCATCTTATGGCAAGTTTCTTAAGGAACTTGTCACCTTGAAGAAGAAGAATGGAGAGGTGCAAACCATCAACCTCTCCAAGGAATGTAGTGCTATTCTTACTCACACCAACAAGCTTCCAAACAAGCTAGAAGATCCAGGTAGCTTCTCTAttccttgttctatccaaggggtGGCTATTAAAAGAGCATTGTGTGACTTGGGGGCTAGTGTGAGCCTCATGCCACTTTCAATATTCAAGAGGCTTGATTTGGGAGACTTGAAACCAACTAGAGTTTCACTTCAACTAGCCGATCGGTCGGTTAAATTTCCCCTTGGTGTGATTGAAGATGTACCCTTGGTTGTTGGGAAGCTTGTCATACCATGTGATTTCTTTGTTATGGATATGCCCGGGGATTACAATGTGCCTATTATTTTGGGGCGACCTTGTCTTGCCACGGGTGGAGCTATGatcgatgtaaagagtggcaagcTATCTTTGCAAGTGGGTGAAGATAGAGTGGAATTTGAACTCCACAAGTCCATGGAAGCTCCATCTCTAGGTGACACTTGTTGCATTGTAGACATTCTTGAGAATCCCATGGAGGAGCATGACCCAAAAGTTTCCTCTATGGATCCTTTGGAAACTTGTCTTGTTAGTGGGTATGAGGTCGATGACAAAGATGTTGAGACTCTTGCATATATATGGATGTTGTATTCggctccaattcatgaacaagctccCAAGTTTGAATTGTTGGAAGTTGGTAAGAAGGAGGAGAGTTCCACGCCTCCTCCTACGGTTGAACTTAAACCTCTTCCCTCTTCTTTGAAATATGAATTTCTAGGTGATAATTCCACTTTTCCCGTCATCATCAATAGTGCACTTGATGACACCCAAACCCCAAAACTAATTTCTTTGCTTAAAAGGTTTAAGGGTGTCCTTGGGTACACGATTGGTGacctcaaggggattagtccctctTTGTGTACTCATAAAATTCTACTTGAAAATGAGGATGCATCCTCCATTGAGCCACAAAGAAGGCTTAACCCCATAATGAAAGAGGTTGTGAGGAAAGAGGTCCTCAAGCTACTTGATGCCGGCATTATCTATCCTATTTCGGATAGTAG gaggatgccattTGGGCTATGTAATGCTCCATCTACCTTTCAAAGAGCTATGATGTCAATTTTCTCCGATTTCATTGAACAAgaaatggaagttttcatggatgaaTTCTCGGTTGTTGGGAAAAGTTTTGAAAGTTGTTTAATGAATTTGGAGAAAGTTTTGAGTAAGTGTCAAGAGTCTCACCTTGTActtaattgggaaaagtgccattttatggtacaaGAAGGTGTTGTGTTAGGACACATAGTGTCTAATCGTGGAATAGaatttgataaggctaagatCGAGGTCATAGCTAGTCTCCCACCTCCCACCAATGTCAAgggggtgagaagtttccttggacATGCGGGCTTTTATCGCCGCTTCATCAAGGACTTCTCCAAGATTGCGAGACCTTTGACCGAGTTGTTAGCCAAAGATACTCCTTTCGTGTTCTCTAACCAATGTCTTgatgcttttaataggttgaaggaagctTTGACAAATGCTCCAATCATACAACCTCCGGATTGGAGCTTGCCGTTTGAGTTAATGTGTGATGCGAGCGATCATGCCTtgggcgcggttttaggccaaaggaAGAATGGAAAGGTGCATGCAATTCATTATGCAAGCAAAACTCTTGATGATGCTCAAACAAATTACTCAACAACGGAAAAGAAGCTCTTGGCCGTGGTTTTTGCAATGGAGAAGTTCCGGACCTATTTGGTGGGAGCTAAGGTTATAGTGTTCACCGATCCTGTTGCTTTGAGACACTTGCTCATCAAGAAGGAGTCCAAGCCTCGGTTTATTAGGTGGATATTACTTCTCCAAGAGTTTGACATGGAAATTAGAGATAAGAAAGGAGTTtaa